A genomic stretch from Marinobacter fonticola includes:
- the hisB gene encoding imidazoleglycerol-phosphate dehydratase HisB encodes MAERKARVERNTLETQITVAINLDGTGKSNFDTGVPFLEHMMDQIARHGLVDLDIVCKGDLHIDDHHTVEDIGITLGQAFTQAVGDKKGIRRYGHAYVPLDEALSRVVIDLSGRPGLSMEVPYTRASVGGFDVDLFEEFFHGFVNHSMVTLHIDNLKGKNTHHQIETVFKAFGRALRMAVEHDDRMAGVIASTKGSL; translated from the coding sequence ATGGCCGAACGCAAGGCGCGGGTAGAACGCAATACCCTTGAAACCCAGATCACGGTAGCCATCAACCTGGATGGCACCGGCAAGTCCAACTTCGATACCGGTGTGCCGTTCCTTGAGCACATGATGGACCAGATTGCCCGTCATGGCCTGGTCGATCTGGATATCGTGTGCAAGGGTGATTTGCATATCGATGATCATCATACCGTGGAAGACATCGGTATCACCCTGGGGCAGGCGTTCACCCAGGCTGTAGGCGACAAAAAAGGTATTCGCCGCTACGGCCATGCCTATGTGCCGCTGGACGAGGCGCTATCACGGGTGGTGATCGACCTGTCCGGCCGCCCCGGTCTGAGCATGGAGGTGCCTTATACCCGCGCAAGCGTGGGTGGTTTCGATGTGGACCTGTTCGAGGAGTTCTTCCACGGTTTCGTCAACCATTCCATGGTGACCCTGCACATCGATAACCTGAAGGGCAAGAACACCCACCACCAGATCGAGACGGTATTCAAGGCCTTCGGGCGCGCGCTACGCATGGCGGTCGAACATGACGACCGCATGGCTGGCGTCATCGCCTCGACCAAGGGTTCGCTCTAG
- a CDS encoding SRPBCC family protein, with the protein MAITVAIELNREIDIPGGYDDVFDLLADVPKSASYFPKVDKLVDLGDNAYRWEMEKIGVDKHSIQSVYASKYHADKATGKITWEPVKGEGNGVVRGSWTLTAKGDDVTHASFQTTAELTLPLPSLLKLAISPVVKHEFNGLVDTYMNNLKKAF; encoded by the coding sequence GTGGCCATTACTGTTGCCATTGAACTAAACCGTGAGATCGATATCCCCGGCGGTTACGACGACGTTTTCGACCTACTGGCGGATGTGCCTAAATCCGCAAGTTATTTCCCCAAGGTCGACAAGCTGGTGGACCTGGGCGACAACGCCTATCGCTGGGAAATGGAAAAGATCGGCGTGGACAAGCACTCGATCCAATCCGTCTACGCCAGCAAGTATCACGCAGACAAGGCTACAGGCAAGATTACCTGGGAGCCGGTAAAAGGCGAGGGTAATGGTGTGGTGCGCGGTTCCTGGACACTCACGGCCAAGGGCGACGACGTGACCCATGCCAGTTTCCAGACCACCGCCGAGCTGACGCTGCCGTTACCGAGCTTGCTCAAGCTGGCGATCAGTCCGGTCGTCAAACATGAATTCAATGGGCTAGTGGACACCTATATGAACAACCTGAAAAAGGCGTTCTAG
- a CDS encoding AsmA family protein, with protein MKALRYLLIAVVAIILLVAAAILIATLVIDPNTYKPQIEKVVEDKTNLDLILEGDIGWSFIPIGLELNNVEARLEDKPFVKLNRLVAEVDFWSLITMSPAVDQFTLDGLDANLVKNAQGQGNWERIMPEGEPSEAPTEPQPSEQPATDTAATEDGGESEPLQFEVEEIGISNAALHYTDEATGQSVTIEDVSVSATGIALGQTFPLQASFRFATNQPEFAINAQISAQMTANEALNQFQIQDLDSSFDMTGEPFGGETVNAGVSGDITANLDAETASLSDIAASFANVDLTTSLEVQGFSEPKLAGQLTVAEFSPRELLKAMGQSDIETSDEAVLQSASFSTDIGGEPGQIALDNMNLSLDETTFTGRFGLGLENTAISLNLQGNALNVDRYLPPEPEGEQANEPATESSGEARGGTSTASEAAAPESELLPLETLRGLALDINFGLGELVASNLTITDISSKITANNGLIKVEQFGGNLYEGDFNVTATLDARKDNPTWKISERANNIQTLSLLTDLADMTLLSGGANLTADITTQGNRLSALKQNAQGEVRFDLEKGSFNKMNLTQMACQGIALANRESLTATDWGDSTPFNDMSGLIKIDGNTVNNTNLTAALAGMRLDGNGTVNMQSSQLDYELGLRVVGEIHRDEACRVTEYVKGAVIPVECRGDIAGEPAKLCSFDGSRFRDTLKTMAANAASEKAKKELNRAIDDKLGEKLEEKLDKESSGKVKDALKGLFNQ; from the coding sequence ATGAAAGCGCTCCGTTACCTCCTGATCGCTGTCGTTGCCATTATTTTGCTAGTCGCAGCAGCGATCTTGATCGCCACACTGGTAATAGACCCGAACACCTACAAGCCGCAGATCGAAAAGGTCGTTGAGGATAAAACCAACCTCGACCTGATCCTGGAAGGCGACATCGGTTGGTCGTTCATCCCCATCGGGCTTGAGCTGAACAACGTCGAAGCCCGCCTGGAAGACAAACCGTTCGTCAAGCTGAACCGGCTTGTCGCTGAGGTGGACTTTTGGTCACTGATCACCATGTCGCCTGCGGTTGACCAATTTACCCTCGATGGCCTGGACGCCAACCTGGTCAAAAACGCCCAGGGCCAGGGTAACTGGGAGCGCATCATGCCCGAGGGCGAACCAAGCGAGGCGCCCACCGAGCCGCAACCGTCCGAACAACCGGCAACGGACACCGCAGCGACGGAAGACGGCGGCGAGAGCGAACCACTGCAATTCGAGGTCGAGGAAATCGGTATTTCCAATGCAGCGCTGCATTACACGGACGAAGCCACCGGCCAGTCCGTGACCATCGAAGACGTCAGCGTATCGGCGACCGGCATCGCGCTGGGCCAGACCTTCCCGCTCCAGGCCAGCTTCCGCTTCGCGACCAATCAGCCGGAGTTTGCCATCAACGCTCAGATCAGCGCTCAGATGACCGCCAATGAAGCGCTCAATCAGTTCCAGATCCAGGATCTGGACAGCAGCTTCGACATGACCGGCGAGCCCTTCGGCGGCGAAACCGTCAATGCCGGCGTCAGTGGCGATATCACCGCCAATCTGGATGCAGAGACCGCCAGTCTTTCCGACATTGCCGCCAGCTTCGCCAATGTCGATTTGACCACCAGCCTTGAAGTTCAGGGGTTCAGCGAGCCTAAGCTGGCCGGCCAACTGACCGTGGCGGAATTCTCGCCACGCGAACTACTCAAGGCGATGGGACAGTCCGACATCGAGACCAGCGACGAGGCAGTGCTGCAGAGCGCGTCCTTCTCCACGGATATCGGCGGCGAACCGGGTCAGATCGCATTGGACAACATGAACCTCTCACTGGACGAAACGACCTTTACCGGCCGCTTCGGCCTGGGGCTGGAGAACACCGCTATCAGTCTCAACCTGCAAGGCAACGCGTTGAACGTCGATCGTTACCTGCCACCCGAACCCGAAGGCGAACAGGCCAACGAGCCCGCGACGGAATCCTCCGGCGAAGCCCGGGGCGGCACCTCCACGGCCTCAGAGGCAGCCGCTCCGGAAAGCGAACTACTGCCACTTGAAACCCTGCGGGGGCTGGCGCTGGACATCAACTTTGGCCTGGGCGAACTGGTGGCCAGCAACCTGACCATTACCGATATCAGTTCCAAAATCACCGCCAATAATGGCCTGATTAAGGTGGAACAGTTCGGCGGCAATCTCTACGAAGGCGATTTCAACGTCACAGCCACCCTGGATGCACGCAAGGACAACCCCACCTGGAAAATATCCGAGCGCGCCAACAACATCCAGACCCTCTCATTGCTGACCGATCTGGCGGACATGACGCTGCTCTCCGGCGGCGCCAACCTCACGGCGGATATCACCACCCAGGGCAACCGCCTATCCGCGCTGAAGCAGAACGCTCAGGGCGAAGTCCGCTTCGACCTGGAGAAGGGCAGCTTCAACAAGATGAACCTGACGCAAATGGCTTGTCAGGGCATCGCGCTGGCCAACCGCGAAAGCTTGACCGCCACCGACTGGGGCGACTCCACACCGTTCAACGACATGAGCGGCCTGATCAAGATTGATGGCAACACCGTCAACAACACCAACCTTACCGCTGCACTCGCTGGCATGCGCCTGGACGGCAACGGCACCGTCAACATGCAATCCAGCCAACTGGATTACGAACTGGGCCTGCGCGTCGTGGGCGAGATCCACCGCGACGAGGCCTGCCGTGTGACCGAGTACGTCAAGGGCGCGGTAATCCCGGTAGAGTGCCGTGGCGACATTGCCGGCGAGCCGGCCAAGCTATGCTCCTTCGATGGCTCGCGTTTCCGCGACACCCTCAAGACGATGGCCGCCAACGCCGCCTCCGAAAAAGCGAAAAAAGAGTTGAATCGGGCGATCGACGATAAACTGGGCGAAAAGCTGGAAGAGAAGCTCGACAAGGAGAGTTCCGGTAAGGTCAAGGACGCGCTCAAGGGGCTGTTCAATCAATGA